gattttccaacatggcaggtgcgggtgcaggcctgatcttggtcagcccggagggagtcatcgcggagtacgctctgcatttcgagttttccgcaacaaacaatggagcggaatatgaagctctgatcgcaggattaaggatcgccaaagagctgggaataggtcaacttcgggtacacagcgactcccaactagtggtgggacaagtcagcgggagttatgaagcgcgggaggacagtatggccaaatatcttgagaaagtaaaggagcttacctccgtctttagcagtttcgacatcaggcagattctaaggctggagaataccagagccgatcttctctccaagctggcgacatcggctccggccgaattgcccaaaggcatcctctttgaagttctaaaatattcgagtacagaagaatcgcggctcgtaatggagatcgaccacgagcccagctgggtcgatccactgataacctatcttagagatggagttctccctcaggacgtgaaggaggctcggaagctccgaaatcaagcctcccggtacatcctttatgaggataaattgtacaaaagatcatactccttgcccctcttaagatgcctccggccctcggaagctgactacgccttatgggaagtacacgagggagtttgcggaaaccatttgggagctagatctttatcccacaagctactccgccaaggatattactggccaatgaTGCattatgattcgattgaatatgttaaaaagtgtgatcgatgccagagatacgccaacatccagagacagcccgccaccgagctcacacccttgagtgccccatggccttttgcacaatgggggatggacatccttggcccctttcccatggcgtctggacaaagaaagtttctccttgtagcgatcgactacttcaccaaatgggttgaagccgaaccactagcaaaaatcacagaagcgaaagtacaagatttcgtttggaagtcaattgtatgcaggttcggtctgcctagaaccctaatcattgataatggatggcaattcgcgggagcaagattcgtcgaattctgtgaagatctaaacatctcccacaacttcacatcagtagcccatcctcaggcgaacggcgaagctgaggtgactaacagaacccttttgtaggggattaagacaaggcttgaaaaagcaaaaggaacttgggcggacgaactttatcatgtgctatgggcgtatcgaactacccaaaggttacctacgggggagactccctttgctttagccttcggaacggaagccgtcatcccgatcgagcttaaactcccgtcggcacgagtcgtggcattcgacgaacaccaaaattcacaaagtcttagagccaacctcgacctactggaagaaagacgggagatcgctcaggttcgaatggcagcctacagacagaaagttgctcgatattacaacgcccgggtcaagaacaaagcatttaaagcaggagatctagtacttcgacgagctgctgtctcgcaacctcaggatcggagGAAACtctccccaaactgggagggaccttatgaggtcaaagaagtagtccggtccggaacttattatcttaaggagctcggaggagccgacctcccgcgaccgtggagctcagaaaacttacggatgtactaccagtaacttcgttttaatcaaaaatcgcatacccatatgtctttggacaatccaaacaaactgtatcaaaagcaaaagggcaatctcataaagtcgaaggcccgattccatttagaccggatagggggagaggccttacaacgtccgtatgtgcccccacagccctgttagggacaggaggagaacctcgccctaacttgagcaaagtcgaaggcccggttccattcagaccggatggggggagaggccttacaatgcccatatgtgcccccacagccctgttagggacaggaggagaacctcgccctaatttgagcaaagttgaaggcccggtcccatttagaccggatggggggagaggccttacaacgtccatatgtgccccacagccctgttagggacaggaggagaacctcgccctaacttgagcaaagtcgaaggtccgatttcatttagaccggatggggggagaggccttacaacgcccgtatgtgcccccacagccttgttagggacaggaggaaaacctcgccctaacttgagcaaagtcgaaggcccggttccatttagatcggatgggaggagaggccttacaacgcccgtatgcgcctccacagccatgccaggaacaggaggaggacctcgtcctgacatgaacaaagtcaaaggtccagttcttttagaccggatgggggagaggccctgcaacgtccatatgcgccctcCAAGAGGAAAACCTgaccctagcttaagcaacttcgaccggtggtaagcccagcccggactcctacgggagccgggctccgtcaccgacttcgactacatgacagctccgcccggactcctacgggagtcgggctccatcaccaacatcgactacaggacaactccgcccggactcctacgggaaccgggctccatcgccaacctcgactgccggtaagcctcgtccggactcttacgggagccggactccgccgacaacagcaactgtcggtaagccttgtccggactcctacgggagccggacttcgcctatgaccttgattgcaggaagactttgccctgactcctacgggagtcgggctctgtccacgacgccaaggaaggctccgcccggactcctacgggagccgagctccgcccacaactccaacttcgagagggattctccgttcggactcccacgggagccgaacttcgcctcggcttcagcggagaaaaactccaagcgaaaaaggaaggcaatggattgcaatagtgacgattggaaaacaaacagcgcccgagggtgacagaggctcggatccccgaattcaagccctaggagagaCCCCGGGCCcaaatggccccaagcgaacctgcagccattgacggaatgacgatcgggtatcttcgaacggcgtaaaaattgaaaaggagctcgacaaataacaaccctacacgaataaaagaggtcgtcgatgaccttaggacgacatgaaaaagaaaagaagaaaaggaggaagaaagaggaaaggaaaatgaagaagttcgacggacaactattcgatgcaaaatgcagacaaggtaacaaaatctccttttcatttaataagatatacgttacaagatccgatgggtcaagaaaaaaaaaaaaaaaagaagatatacatcatcgcaagcctcgcgaacatggcttggaaaggatataccggaggccgctccaagctgcaaactcctcttcccatctctgtccttctcagccgcgttctccagtgcgtgtaacgaacttatcggctctcgtcccgtctcgcttcgctccatctccgaagtcccagccctagggggaaaagggtgggatagattcccggggcggtaagggcaacggcagcagtgacgaagacctgtttcaagaagagccagagtcaccttggaagcaacggtgatgccaaagatatgctccatctccgaatgctccgcgacagccgccacccaaaatgctccggcaaggtcagcatgcgctacttccaccatccccgcaacaaattccactgccccaccgacgacgccgaccgcttctggtccctcggccccgacggcatcaaggatcccgccacagcttgtgacgacagctctgccctcttgaccggtatcaccccgccttgctactccgaaattctcgggcagaataactttaccggcggccctcgttattaaacccctgttgttgaaggaattcttccttgagccccctttgaaacgacggggatcctcatcggccgctgttctcctcctcttcttcctccaagccctagacatcccttcaaggatggccaccggggtagaggacatggcgtgggaaccccttagagaagaattgggggctgAAGACGACAAGGACCGGTGcgggggaagtagctgagtagctaggctctcagatgaaagaagggtGCCGTCTTCTTGGCAGAATGAAACCCCGAAgggagagtagggggtttaaatagccagcgaatcttagcgcagttatggcagtGGGCGTACCTAGGCCAACTGATGCATGCCACGTgttccgcatgtccccctcaccgctatcaaggattgaccgttcgcagattttcgtagcgcgacgcttgggatcacgtttcggtggaagttccaaaaagactcttcaggtcaccttaaccagaaaaagagttccgatatgcacacatttaatgccaaaatatctgggagcgacggtgcgcaggattcgaggggacggtttcggctgtgcccatctctctgtacttccttcattcgaaattcgaactcggaagtagggggactggtgttgggtatgagatacccacagccgaagccctcagcagaatcagctccaggaaaactccgcccggactcctacgggagccgggcttcgccctcgactccaacgactgcagacagacttcgtccggactcctacgggagcctgactctgccgacaacttcgacctcaagaagactccgcccggactcccacgggagccgggctccgtcctcaacatccgctaccggtaagtcccgtccggactcctacgggagccggacttcgcctttaactttaattgcaggaagactccgcccggactcctaggggagccgggcttcgtcctcgagtccaacggctgcaggcagacttcgtccggactcctacgggagccggactccgccgacaacttcaacctcaagttgactttgcccggactctcacgggagccgggctccgtcctcaacatccgctaccggtaagccccgtccggactcctacgggagccggacttcgcctttaactttaattgcaggaagactcctcccggattcctacgggagccgggcttcgttctcgactccaacggctgcaggcagacttcgtccggactcctacgggagccggactccgccgacaacttcgacctcaagttgactccgcccggactcccacgagagccgggctccgtcctcaacatctgctaccggtaagccccgtccggactcctacgggagccggacttcgcctttaactttaattgcaggaagactcctcccggactcctacgggagccgggcttcgccctcgactccaacgactgcagacagacttcgtcggagccgaactttgcacctgactttagttgcgggggactccgcccggatccctacgggagccgggctccgcccgagaggactccgtccgggctcctacgggagccgaactccgtcatcagctccgaccactgtcgagcttcagccgatggatctgcattcCCATGCTGTATTAACAgccgtgattctgctccactccctgcggcggatcctacgcgaccccattactctctgacaggctgtattaacagccatgattctgctccactccctgcagcggaccctacgcgaccccattactctctgacaggctgtatcaacggccatgattctgctccactctctgcggcgggtgctgcgtgactccactactccctggcaattagCGGCAACGCACgccactccactacctgcaacaggctccacatggcaggccatagcaatagccacaggtctactccactactcttcgcaacaaatttcgtctgactctgggcagccgtctgccagacggttacaggcgtcgctgtcaatctgctgccccctccgtctataaaagggaaaccccagatacgttattatataagctctcatttttcatctcaaaactctactaaattctccgttcgagcgctccattcttgctGAGGTAGAGAAcggacttgagcgtcggagggtcttgccggagcaaccccacctccggtttagacttcctttgcaggtcccggcggcgaccgcgacttccccaactccagcttctccggcgcaagcggatttttgcaccaacaaatattatttgtttttttttttttttcaatgataaaaTATCAGGAAGGCAACAATGAGAATGATATATTCACTAGGGCTTCTCTTCATTTTCTTGAATGAGAGAATAGCAGTGGCAACAATAGTTTTTtatctttacttttttttttcgatGAATGGTGGCTATAATGGTACAATTGCAACCATAAAATCAACTATCGAGAGAAGGTCATGGGCTTCTTTTTCATGTTCAGTGAATGATCATGATGATGATGGTGCTAAAGATGATGGAGGGGGCGAAAGGAAGGGAAtcagaaaatcaaatttttatttccatGAGCAGTGGTGTGTGGTGGTAGCTAGAGATTTTCGTTCTAGAGATTTTCGTTCATAGTGGATGATGGTAACGATCACTTGGGTTGCATAGCCAAAAATAAGCAATGGCAGTTGGCAATGATAGATGATAACGAAGATCATCGAAAATGGTGGGCATGATGGAAACTGTTAGTGAGAATTGGATGTGGTGTTGATCTATGGTAATTGCTAGAATGGGAGGTCTTGAAAATATTATAAAGTGATTCATCTTTGTTTATGAGGCAAGCCATGAGGATCCTGACTTTTCTAAGGAGGTCATCAAGGacaacaaaatcttctctccaatTTTCACCAAGAAATCAAGCAAAAACATAACCACCTATGCAGGCTATTTCTTCTGACAGCCTTACCAACTCCAACAACCAATAATATTTTCTCAAAATAATACAACTATAACAGTACAACAGCTGAATAACACGTTTGAATCCTGATTCACTTTTAATGCTAGAAGGTACCTCTGAAATTGTTTTAATTGACATCACTCATTTAATTCATGGCGCGGACCAGCATTTTGTTGATCAGTCCTGCTTTCAATAGGTAAGGTCTACTATAGTAATTCGGCTTGTCCCATCAAATTgattccaaaattttatttttaagagaaaattccTGTACACCGCATGCATTGTAATAAAATACATATAAAATATACCATCCAATTATATCGAAACATATAATCATTATTTTTcaatataaatttaataatatatttaatatttataattttatatttttatttaaaatattaaataataaaaatattttttatattttaaaaaattatgatattctataatcatattatgacatcctgcgattaaattataatttttttcatacaaaaattatatttttttaaaatattataaaaaaatatttttattattaaaaatttataaaatttttaaataataaaaatacttctcttttttttatgacACCTTATGACTAAATTATGAgcagaaaattataattttatcgtaaaacatcataatatgatcatagcatatcttaatttttttagaagagaagagagattttcattattcaaaatttgaaacaaaaaaaatataactatagatattaaatatatattaaaaaataataactttATGACCCAATCAGATGGAAcgatatatttttttctacacGCCatacggtgtacaaagaattaccCTTAAGAAAATTATGCATCTGTTCAAGGCCTAACCTGGTGCTTCACAATGTATCATTGCTGCAGGAAGGATGCCTTGTATAGCATCGTTAGTAACCCAAAACACCGGGCTGTCTGCAGAGGAAAAACGTAAAGCATTTGGAGAGGAAGCTCCAGCATTCAAAATCACGTATGACCACAATGCCAATTAGGAGTCGTATAATTGTGCCATTTCGAAGGCTTGAAGAAAGTCCAGCCAATGGGCCAGCAAGCCAAAGCATATACATGATAACCACTGCCTAGCAAATCTCATAGACTAATGACAGATAGAATAACCATTCAAGCAACTATATGACTTGGTGATAAATGACAAACAGAGAAAAGAATGACCTAAAATCCAACCAAACAATGATCACAATTACAATTTGAAACATAGCCAAGCAGTAAACACATGCATGCGGAGGCTGCCCATACCACTAACACATTTTGTGCTACCTTCAATACAAGATTGTCACTTGCTGATGAATTATGGGCAACATTATTGTCAGAGCATATTCCCTGCTTGGATGAAAGTTTATGAGTAAGCTGCCAAAAAATTCTACGAAATCAAGATTGATCACACCTTACTAATAATGCAATGATAGCATGAAGACTTAAGAATGGTAACGATTCAGTATTAGTCTTGACTAAAAAAATCGTATGCTTCCTAATCAACAGAAGTTTTGCAGCATAAAAGCCTTTCATAGAAAGATCACTAAACCATGGATTACATCTGTCTCAGCTAATCAAAATTGTGACTAGGCTTATCAGGGTTAACATATCTCAAGCACAAAGTATTGAGATCAAAGGCCGAAGAAGCCAAGCTCACTGGCTCTCTCCTTCTCAAATGTCTCAAAGTATTGATATATGATTGTCACGGCAAGCAGGATACCAGTTCCAGAACCAATGGCCCCCATGAAATCTGCAAGAACTGTTAACGCACCAATGCACATGCCACCAAAAGCCGCCGCAGTAGGGATGTACCTGTTCAATTCCTTCTGTAAATTTGACTCCCGATGACCAGGCATCACCATTTGTTGTTCCTGCAAAATGCCCAAAGTTCAAATACACCAAATCACCAATTGCTATACATTCACCAGTATACGTGCAACAGTATCCAGTCAGTAAAATATCAAAGCATGAAACATCTATGATTTCAATCCTCGGTCCTCATCTATACAACACCCAAATGGCCATAACACAAAAAGCAAATTCCAGAAAATAACCAAGATTGAGATTAAAATCAATGCGATGTTAGATGGTAATCTCCTAGGGTTGAGACAATTGTTGGGCATTATTGCTACTCAATCAGAACTAATTTGGCCTGTACCGGTGCAGTTTTAGTCAAGACAAAAAGAACCTGCAACCTTGGAAGAGGACCTCTGCAAATTGTTGTGAAAAGGTTATGGCTGCTCGCCAAGAGAAACTGTGCCAAAAAACTGTTCCCATGACTGAATCATGGAAATAAACTTATTAATATCACAAAGTACAACCAGTCACATGAAGAATATGGAAGCAAGGAATCCATGTTTATCATGGTTTCCATGCAGACAAGTCAAAGTTTGGGCTTACAAAACTGCCAACATACGACCAGTCAAATGGATAGAAATGCGTATTTATCCAATATTGATATGTTTTGACTAGCCAGAGGAACTTTTCTGAACAATAGCCTATGCACTCACTtactatgtacagcttttattaCAAATCAAAAggaaataaaaaatcaactacTACAAAAATCTATCTTTTATCACCAGTCTTGCACCTTTCTTGTTCCTTGTTGCCTACATTAAAATGacccttttcttttatttctaacATATACAGTGAGCCTTCCCCCTCCAAACCCATATGTTAAAACTCGTTCCTTTCAGGTAAAACTCGTCCATTTCAGGCATTACCCAAGTCAACCACAAATCCCCACCTATAGCCAGTCCTTATGTCTGAACATTGTCAAATAGCCATTTGTTCACATATCTATACATATGACCTCCAAATCATTTCTAGCTCACCATCAAAATTTGCAGAACCTCAGTATATTCATAAATGCAATGAAAGAGAACCATAGCAAAAAACTGTACCTTAAGCTGCTTGGCCACATCTCTCGCTGATGATCCAGAGACTTCTATCCAAGTCTTTGAGAAGAGTGCACAAGCTGAGAGCATAAACACTATATAGAAAAGTGCATGGAATGGATTTGCAGCCATATCTTGCAAGCTGCATGGTTGGCTCCAAAGGATATAATAGTAAGCAATAGTAGATgagaaaacaaaaataataagatTAAGCTCCAACAACAAGAAAAGCTTCAGGAAAAAGCATGATCATGCTCCAAAAATTTCAGCAAGGTATGCACTAACACAAGAAAAAAACTAGCATGATGAAACAAAAAGCAAGCATGCACATCTTGCGGACAAACATGCATGTGTGCTTATGTATGCCCACACAcgcacacacgcacgcacgcacacacagagagagagagagagagagagagagagagagagggagagggggagagagagatgtAACATGTTAATCACCTTGATGGTGCTGTGATATAGTAAGCCAGACCACCTACAGGGACAGATTGACCAGAATACTCAGATTCTTTCCACTTACCCAGCAGATTTACAAGGAAATTGCCACTGTACCTCCTGTATAATAACTACaatggaaacaaaaaaaaaataaatattttggatAAAATAAATGTTAATATGGTCTGACAGTTCCATACTTGTCTGCCTGAGTACCTGGGAGATAAAATATAGGTTAGAAACAAGTGCTGACTGTAAAATGATGGGCATATTAGATGTGTAAAACAGTTTAATTGGATAGGATCCCTGTTGTCCACGGGCATTCTTTGACCTCACAGGCAGCACCACACGGAAGCCTTGGAAATATATAACAATAAGGAAGACCAAAACTGTGGCAAGCAAATTGGTCACATTTGGAAGATTTTGACGATAGAAAGCCTCACGAAGAGCACGGACTTTATCTGATCGAGTTATTAGTAGATGAAACAAAGCAATGACAGCACCTTCAAATTCAGCACCACGCCCACTGTTAATGGTTGTGGGGCTAAATGCCTTCCagataatattttcactgcaagATACAGCAAGAGAAATAATATTATGTGCTAAGGAGGCAAGAACGATAAATAAAAATTCATGACCTTACCATATATTGGTGGCAATGAATAAAGAAATACCGGATCCCAAACCATATCCCTTCTGCAGAAGTTCATCCAAACAAATGACAATGATACCAGCAAAGAAAAGTTGAAGTATAATGAGAATAGCATTTCCAGTTCCCAGCTGGCTGACACTACCATACATTCCAGATAGAACATATGCAACTGCCTCCCCGATAGCGATCAAGATGCCAAGTAACTTTTGTGCACCATTTCTGAAAATTAAACATGAAAACTACTATCAGGTCAACTACCCATTTGACTTGCTTTACTGATGGCTTGCATCTCATTGCCTGTAAAACAAGGATATGGTATATACAAAGTATGAAAACAAGACTCAAATGACAAGTTGACAACTATCTTTAAAGGCAACATGTTTGAAAGTAAAGAATGCAAAGAATAAAAACAATCACATGTTATTtacttttcttattaatgatacaAGGCACTCAATATTGCTTTCCAATATATCTCGGTTTTCCATGGGCAAGTGGTCgaacaatatataataaaaataagatatatatattttcagGAAATGCACATACTTCATAGCAATGTGAGCTGTCATATGGCCTCTTATTTCTTGCTCAAGTACGATGGTTCATGCATCCAGCTCCTTGAATGTATTCTAGACTTAACTAATTTTGATGATCTCTTTACAGGTATTATAGCATAAGCCCAATAAAGTGTAAAGTCTTTCTTAAAAATTCTTCTATTACCATAATTATTGTAGATCTCTTATAACAATAATGTATACTAGCAGATCGGTGCATGCAAAGCGCATTAAGTTAAAAGATATTACTTACCAAAAGataggaaaaaaaattatatatttgtaATTCAGTAAATAGGaagtaaaaataaaagagaaaagtacaaaaattaaaatatacaatAAAATAGAGTAAAATATAAACATAAACAACACAAAGCAAAAAGAAgtaaacaaaaaattttaaaaaataagttaaACATACAAAAGAAAACAAATTACAAAAGTCTTAATCTTGACatccatcatcaacatcatcttgTTCATAGTCCACTCTCTTAGATTCCAGAGTTTATAAATTGGATGAAGTCTAAATACTACCAAGGTAGCACCACTGTGATACTAGTACTGCATTCAAGTTGAAATGAAAGCATCTAATAAGTGAACGTGTCCCCTAAATGACTGTTTACCAATTTAATTTCCTAAATTTTAGAAGATACTTGATGTCAAAGCCAACACATTGTTGGCAGTATTTACAAGGGGTAGCAGCATTTGCTCTTGGTACTCAGGTGGTAATTTGTTTCTTCCTAACAAATTAGAAGATCAAATTACATCCAATATTTCCTCACCTGTTTCCTCAGTTATTGGGGATTAAAAGTAGAAGACTACTTCATCTTGAAAGAATTCAATGAGGACAAGAGCTGATACTTAGAGAACAATATATAGGAAATAAAGGTGGTGATTTGTTTCCAAACTAAGAAAAATTCGTGGATAGTGTAAGAGATGCTAAAATTAACTGAAGGACCTTTTGGTCAGAAAAGTTGATGCAGAATCCTACAGGGAATTCTAGCATTCAAAACTCCCTCATCATAGTATAGAATGATGATCACATAGCTATGCATATTTAACATAGTTGGATTCGAGTATTGCATCACTGTAGCTGCCAACAAGCTAGAAAAGGTTTACTGTATGGTTTGTTTAGATGTTCATGTAAGCCAAGGGAAACTGAGTTAGGTTTTGCCTTCCTTTCCTCATATTTCTTCTAAGACTAAGGGCAATTTTTCAGCACTTGTGTTGATTGTATAATAGCTTGTCTAAAAAACAATCAAACCAAACAAAACCTGTATGCAAAATGGTAGTggcattttattatttttttccttatcatATCGATGGAATACTATAGTTTAAACGTTAAAACACCTCATACAAACTTGTGCaacactgattttttttttttacccgaaTTTCCTTGGGTATACCTAACTACTGCAATATCATTACTCAAGATTTTATTACTGATTTGTGCAAAGTAAGAAAAAAGAATTAAAGAACAGGCGTGCTTGATAATAATGACACACATTTTGATGGTTGACACTTACAAAAGAGCACGATCCTCTCGAACACTATTGTCCACTTCAATGATCTTTGATCCAACCAAGAGTTGCATAACCAGTCCAGAAGTCACAATTGGAGTGATTCCTAGCTCCATGACGGTTCCACGGTTTGATGCAAGAATAACACGCATCCAGTAAAAAGGATCTGCTCCAGTAGTTGAGTGTATGCCATATAAGGGAAGCTGACTGCAAACCAGAAAAATGAAAAGAGAGATCACAGTGTAGATCACTTTCTCCCTAAATGGAATTTTTCGGTCAGCATTTTGAACTTCAGGCAAGAATGCCAGAAACGGTCGAACAAGATGAAGCACTCTGAACCCTCCAGCCATTTTCCTGCACCAAGAAAAGAGTATCCAATAA
Above is a genomic segment from Elaeis guineensis isolate ETL-2024a chromosome 1, EG11, whole genome shotgun sequence containing:
- the LOC105038721 gene encoding uncharacterized protein — translated: MAGGFRVLHLVRPFLAFLPEVQNADRKIPFREKVIYTVISLFIFLVCSQLPLYGIHSTTGADPFYWMRVILASNRGTVMELGITPIVTSGLVMQLLVGSKIIEVDNSVREDRALLNGAQKLLGILIAIGEAVAYVLSGMYGSVSQLGTGNAILIILQLFFAGIIVICLDELLQKGYGLGSGISLFIATNICENIIWKAFSPTTINSGRGAEFEGAVIALFHLLITRSDKVRALREAFYRQNLPNVTNLLATVLVFLIVIYFQGFRVVLPVRSKNARGQQGSYPIKLFYTSNMPIILQSALVSNLYFISQLLYRRYSGNFLVNLLGKWKESEYSGQSVPVGGLAYYITAPSSLQDMAANPFHALFYIVFMLSACALFSKTWIEVSGSSARDVAKQLKEQQMVMPGHRESNLQKELNRYIPTAAAFGGMCIGALTVLADFMGAIGSGTGILLAVTIIYQYFETFEKERASELGFFGL